A single Carnobacterium alterfunditum DSM 5972 DNA region contains:
- a CDS encoding type II toxin-antitoxin system RelE family toxin — translation MYQIEWTEYSRDDYDKLDGSQKIFVDKALNRIKVRGMDAGQPLHGALTQCNKLKNKKMGLRVIFREIQGKFEVIQVVVIGKRDNKTGYKIAGNRIN, via the coding sequence TTGTACCAAATTGAATGGACAGAATACTCAAGAGATGATTATGATAAGCTTGACGGAAGCCAAAAGATTTTTGTCGATAAAGCCCTTAATCGTATTAAAGTACGTGGCATGGACGCTGGTCAACCATTACATGGCGCTTTAACTCAATGTAATAAACTGAAAAACAAAAAAATGGGCCTTCGTGTTATTTTTAGAGAAATACAAGGTAAATTTGAAGTGATTCAAGTAGTTGTTATTGGAAAAAGGGATAACAAAACCGGCTATAAAATCGCTGGAAATCGTATAAATTAA
- a CDS encoding IS3 family transposase: MSKLTFTPEQIQILKANPYVKNVSEKSITYSDEFKRYFVSESLGSKTAKQLFIEAGFDPEMIGKSRIRSFAGKWRKRYRDNGVLALKDTRQDCSGRPRKTPLTLEQQIEKLQAKILLLGQENDLLKKSEWSERRPENSEKISRIFSRIHEMKTKGSYTGTLIDACKALGVSRSGYYNYVKSLDSRNARDEEDQVWRTQIEEAYNYRGYEKGSRSIVMYFLNVLGITVNRKKVQRLMRKFNIFCPIRKANPYKRMAKATKEHSTVENKLKRQFDQGIAHKVLLTDITYLPGTGGFIGYLSTVKDGTTKEILAHYVSDSLKLDLSLTTVDLLMSAHSTTLHKDAFIHSDQGVHYTSPKFHKKLADNQLGQSMSRRGNCWDNAPQESFFGHLKDEIEYKDCGNLEELRAIVTDYMDYYNNERGQWNLKKLPPVHYREQLLLSVS, translated from the coding sequence ATGTCAAAATTAACATTTACACCAGAACAAATTCAAATTTTAAAAGCAAACCCATACGTTAAAAATGTATCGGAGAAAAGTATTACTTATTCCGATGAGTTTAAACGCTACTTTGTTTCAGAATCATTGGGTTCAAAAACGGCTAAGCAACTATTTATTGAAGCTGGATTTGATCCGGAAATGATTGGTAAAAGTAGGATAAGATCATTCGCTGGTAAATGGCGAAAAAGATACCGTGATAATGGTGTTTTGGCATTGAAAGATACACGACAAGATTGTTCAGGCAGACCTCGAAAAACACCATTAACACTTGAACAACAAATTGAAAAGTTACAGGCCAAAATCCTATTATTAGGACAAGAAAATGACTTGTTAAAAAAATCAGAATGGAGCGAAAGGAGGCCAGAAAACAGCGAAAAGATTAGCAGAATCTTTTCAAGGATCCATGAAATGAAAACCAAGGGTTCCTATACAGGAACCCTCATAGATGCCTGTAAAGCGTTGGGTGTTTCTCGTTCAGGTTACTACAATTATGTTAAAAGTTTAGACAGTAGAAATGCACGTGATGAGGAAGATCAAGTCTGGAGAACTCAAATTGAAGAAGCTTATAACTACCGTGGTTACGAGAAAGGTTCTCGAAGTATCGTAATGTACTTCCTAAACGTTCTGGGCATTACCGTCAATCGTAAAAAAGTACAGCGCCTGATGAGGAAATTTAATATCTTCTGTCCTATTCGTAAAGCAAACCCCTATAAAAGAATGGCAAAAGCCACCAAAGAACACAGCACTGTTGAGAACAAGTTGAAACGTCAGTTTGATCAAGGAATAGCCCATAAAGTTTTATTAACAGATATCACTTATTTACCTGGAACCGGCGGGTTTATAGGTTATTTATCAACTGTAAAAGATGGAACAACGAAAGAAATTCTAGCTCACTATGTGTCTGACAGTTTAAAACTTGATCTTTCATTAACAACGGTTGATTTATTAATGAGTGCCCATAGCACAACGCTACATAAAGATGCCTTTATCCATTCAGATCAGGGAGTCCATTACACCAGCCCTAAATTCCATAAGAAATTGGCTGATAATCAGTTAGGGCAATCCATGTCCAGAAGAGGGAACTGTTGGGATAACGCTCCACAAGAGTCGTTCTTTGGACATTTGAAAGATGAAATAGAGTATAAAGATTGTGGGAATTTGGAAGAACTTCGAGCAATTGTGACTGATTATATGGACTATTACAACAATGAACGTGGACAATGGAATCTGAAAAAACTGCCCCCTGTTCATTACAGGGAGCAGCTTTTATTGAGTGTTTCATGA
- a CDS encoding DUF7670 domain-containing protein, with protein MAITILGFVNTYCNCTSKKNTFFYWAARIVAILDIIFLVWESLKKESYKLNNFFSDNILTSIPLLIILIVAWKYELAGAIGFFLTGVFFLVYFEWGDFPIGIVPLFVGVLFAISWFKNRKK; from the coding sequence TTGGCCATTACTATTCTTGGCTTTGTTAATACTTATTGCAATTGTACTTCGAAAAAAAACACATTTTTTTATTGGGCGGCAAGAATTGTAGCAATATTAGATATTATATTCTTAGTATGGGAGTCATTAAAGAAGGAAAGCTATAAACTTAATAATTTCTTTTCAGATAATATTCTGACGAGTATCCCTTTGTTGATTATACTGATAGTAGCCTGGAAATACGAACTTGCCGGTGCAATAGGATTTTTTCTAACAGGAGTATTTTTTCTTGTCTATTTTGAATGGGGAGATTTCCCAATTGGAATTGTTCCACTTTTTGTTGGGGTTTTATTCGCTATAAGTTGGTTTAAAAACCGGAAAAAATAA
- a CDS encoding lactoylglutathione lyase family protein: protein MMYPRAFSHIGLSVPDVDKAINFYKEVMGWYIVMLPSDVVEESETAIGQMCIDVFGEGWGNLRIAHMVTSDGIGVEVFGFPNSESPANNFEYWKTGVFHFSVQDPDVEGMVERIVAHGGKQRMPIREYYPNEKPYKMCYVEDPFGIVFEIYSHSYEVTYSSGAY, encoded by the coding sequence ATGATGTATCCAAGAGCATTTTCACATATTGGACTATCCGTTCCGGATGTAGATAAAGCTATAAATTTTTATAAAGAGGTTATGGGCTGGTATATTGTTATGCTGCCGTCTGATGTAGTGGAAGAAAGTGAAACAGCTATTGGACAGATGTGTATAGATGTTTTTGGGGAAGGTTGGGGAAATTTACGGATTGCTCACATGGTAACATCAGATGGAATCGGTGTAGAGGTCTTTGGATTTCCAAATAGTGAGAGCCCAGCAAATAATTTTGAATACTGGAAAACTGGAGTATTCCATTTTAGTGTTCAAGACCCAGATGTAGAAGGCATGGTTGAAAGAATCGTAGCTCATGGTGGCAAACAAAGAATGCCAATTAGAGAGTATTATCCGAATGAAAAACCTTATAAAATGTGTTATGTAGAAGATCCATTTGGTATTGTATTTGAGATTTATAGTCATAGCTACGAAGTAACTTATTCATCAGGAGCTTATTAA
- a CDS encoding winged helix-turn-helix transcriptional regulator produces the protein MGKIKTSYICSLGLTIDLIGGKWKLVILWYLIDNTKRFTELRRLIPTITQKILTEQLRELEVSHIISRKVYPTVPPKVEYSLTSYGESLIPIINSLCDWTESYAEENNITL, from the coding sequence ATGGGAAAAATTAAAACTAGCTATATCTGTTCTTTGGGACTTACCATAGATTTGATAGGTGGAAAATGGAAATTAGTCATTCTTTGGTATTTAATAGACAACACAAAAAGATTTACCGAACTTAGACGTTTAATACCGACGATCACACAAAAAATACTTACAGAACAGTTAAGAGAATTAGAAGTTAGTCATATTATTTCTAGAAAAGTGTATCCAACTGTACCTCCTAAAGTAGAATACTCACTTACTTCTTATGGTGAGAGTCTGATTCCAATCATAAATAGTCTATGTGACTGGACTGAGTCTTATGCGGAAGAAAATAATATCACTTTATAA
- a CDS encoding DUF1541 domain-containing protein, whose product MEGVTATIYSVEKTTVYILEYLQTDGGEMAKNRR is encoded by the coding sequence ATGGAAGGTGTGACTGCCACCATATATTCTGTTGAAAAGACAACAGTTTACATTTTGGAATATCTACAAACAGATGGTGGGGAAATGGCCAAAAACAGAAGATGA
- a CDS encoding FeoA family protein, translating into MELSKLDKDDLVVVTEIAHPDAQMQQRLMDLGFYPGGTVKLVLVSPKKDPKAFEVRGTVIAIRNEDAKYIKVALKEKNDVR; encoded by the coding sequence ATGGAGTTGTCAAAGTTAGATAAAGATGATCTGGTAGTAGTGACCGAAATTGCTCATCCTGATGCACAAATGCAACAACGATTAATGGATTTAGGTTTTTATCCAGGTGGAACAGTCAAATTGGTATTGGTTAGTCCTAAGAAAGATCCGAAAGCTTTTGAAGTAAGAGGAACGGTTATCGCAATCCGTAATGAAGATGCCAAATATATAAAAGTAGCACTAAAGGAGAAAAATGATGTCAGATGA
- the feoB gene encoding ferrous iron transporter B, producing the protein MSDEFVLHNEKNGHVISLAGNPNVGKSTVFNQLTGLKQHTGNWPGKTVGIAEGTSQHKNTYYCLVDLPGTYSLSSNSEEEEVAQDFIQSDLSEATICVCDATSLERNLNLVLQIMQMSDKVVVCVNLIDEARKKGIEINIEKLQSLLGVPVIATAARQNEGLDSLMSALDKVVSEEIKMNPYMKKALVSLKENQEENTKALLDRATVIANDVISFTKKDHNRRDRKLDKILTQKLTGIPIMILLLVVVFWLTIQGANAPSNALANMFGTIGVYLNQFAVSINMPEWLRGALMDGIYNVLSTVISVMLPPMAIFFPLFTLLEDFGYLPRVAFNLDKYFANAGACGKQALTMCMGFGCNAAGITGTRIINSPREKLIAIVTNNFVPCNGRFPILISIITMFFVGSSISLGSSLLSAVILASTVILGVLTTFWTSQLLSKTILKGVPSSFTLELPPYRKPQFGSVIVRSIFDKALFVLSRAIIVAAPAGLVIWVMANVMIGDSSILTLVTTAIDPFARLMGLDGTILMAFILGFPANEIVIPIMVMGYLSKATLFEFDSLDQFKTLLLDNGWTWLTAVNTILFTLYHWPCSTTLLTIYKETKSAKWTWISFLVPTVMGIATTMIITFLAHLFHLV; encoded by the coding sequence ATGTCAGATGAATTTGTGTTGCACAACGAAAAAAATGGTCATGTTATTTCGTTAGCAGGAAATCCTAATGTTGGAAAAAGTACGGTTTTTAACCAATTAACCGGTTTAAAACAACATACAGGTAATTGGCCTGGTAAAACAGTTGGTATTGCAGAAGGAACGAGTCAACACAAAAATACCTATTATTGTTTAGTAGATCTACCAGGGACCTATTCTCTCTCCTCTAATTCTGAAGAAGAAGAAGTTGCACAAGATTTTATCCAATCTGATTTATCCGAAGCAACTATTTGTGTTTGTGATGCTACCTCATTAGAACGCAACCTGAATTTAGTGCTGCAGATCATGCAAATGTCGGATAAAGTAGTGGTTTGTGTTAACTTAATCGATGAAGCACGTAAAAAAGGAATAGAAATTAACATAGAAAAATTGCAGTCATTATTAGGTGTCCCTGTTATTGCTACAGCAGCACGCCAAAATGAGGGATTAGACAGCTTGATGTCTGCTTTAGATAAAGTAGTCTCTGAAGAAATTAAAATGAATCCATATATGAAAAAAGCCTTAGTTAGTTTAAAGGAAAATCAAGAAGAGAATACAAAGGCCTTGTTAGATCGAGCTACAGTCATAGCTAATGATGTGATTAGTTTCACAAAAAAAGACCATAATCGCCGTGATCGTAAGTTAGATAAGATTTTAACGCAAAAATTAACCGGTATTCCAATTATGATCTTATTGTTAGTGGTTGTTTTTTGGTTAACGATACAAGGAGCTAATGCACCATCAAATGCTTTAGCAAATATGTTCGGCACAATAGGTGTTTATTTGAATCAATTTGCTGTTTCTATTAATATGCCTGAGTGGTTAAGAGGGGCATTAATGGATGGAATTTATAATGTTCTCTCAACAGTTATTTCAGTGATGCTGCCCCCAATGGCTATTTTCTTTCCATTATTTACTTTATTAGAAGATTTTGGTTATTTACCGCGTGTCGCATTTAACTTAGACAAATATTTTGCAAATGCCGGAGCATGTGGCAAGCAAGCATTAACGATGTGTATGGGATTTGGTTGTAATGCAGCAGGTATAACAGGAACCAGAATCATCAATTCTCCTAGAGAAAAATTGATTGCTATTGTAACAAATAATTTTGTTCCATGTAATGGACGCTTTCCTATTTTGATTTCAATTATTACTATGTTTTTTGTCGGAAGCTCAATAAGTTTGGGGAGTAGTTTACTTTCAGCTGTTATTCTAGCAAGTACCGTCATATTAGGTGTATTAACGACTTTTTGGACTTCTCAATTACTCTCTAAAACTATTTTAAAAGGCGTTCCTTCTTCATTCACCTTAGAATTACCACCTTATCGTAAACCGCAATTTGGATCAGTTATTGTTCGCTCTATTTTTGACAAAGCATTATTTGTTTTATCGCGTGCAATTATCGTTGCTGCACCAGCAGGTTTAGTTATTTGGGTAATGGCCAATGTGATGATCGGTGATTCTAGTATATTAACTTTGGTAACAACCGCAATTGATCCGTTTGCTCGTTTAATGGGCTTGGATGGAACAATACTGATGGCTTTTATCCTAGGTTTTCCTGCTAATGAAATTGTTATCCCAATTATGGTCATGGGTTATTTAAGTAAAGCAACGCTTTTTGAGTTCGACTCACTAGATCAATTTAAAACGCTTTTGTTAGATAACGGTTGGACTTGGTTAACCGCCGTGAATACTATTTTATTTACACTTTACCACTGGCCTTGTTCTACAACTTTATTGACGATATACAAAGAAACGAAAAGTGCTAAATGGACATGGATATCTTTCTTAGTGCCTACCGTAATGGGGATTGCAACAACTATGATTATTACCTTTTTAGCCCATCTTTTTCATTTAGTTTAA
- a CDS encoding OsmC family protein has protein sequence MAKETFRAVAQSMGGMKVSCTSRNFEFILDEPKNLGGSNEGMNPVEALLSSLGACKVIVAQSFAKAHGINLNDIRVEIDGVLDPDGFMGKNKAAKIGYSAIVSKFYIKADNTDEEISDFIAFIDRTCPVADTIKNAPKTESEIHKL, from the coding sequence ATGGCAAAAGAAACATTTCGTGCAGTAGCTCAATCAATGGGTGGAATGAAAGTTTCATGTACATCAAGGAATTTTGAATTTATTTTAGATGAACCAAAAAATTTAGGCGGATCAAATGAAGGAATGAATCCGGTAGAAGCTTTATTATCCTCTCTTGGGGCATGTAAAGTTATTGTAGCTCAGTCTTTCGCTAAAGCGCATGGCATAAATTTAAACGATATCCGTGTAGAAATAGATGGAGTATTAGATCCTGATGGTTTTATGGGGAAAAATAAAGCAGCTAAAATAGGCTATTCTGCAATCGTTTCTAAATTTTATATTAAAGCTGATAATACTGATGAAGAAATTTCAGATTTTATCGCTTTTATCGATCGTACTTGTCCAGTAGCTGATACTATTAAAAATGCACCTAAGACTGAATCAGAAATCCATAAATTATAA